One window of the Cryptomeria japonica chromosome 7, Sugi_1.0, whole genome shotgun sequence genome contains the following:
- the LOC131054526 gene encoding uncharacterized protein LOC131054526, which translates to MCWRTAKSKLIPSEINGRETSAGVSWISFDKFADYHLGKALPRSSQAADLHCQKKEENMARKGKEKKRKANHKWIGLRKRPSGKWAAEIRDPIKGIRVWLGTYNSPEEAALVYDLEARKVRGKNAKLNFPVQVLTSDDSMNKVNVCHQSMSSTSESSSYCPQNKEEEYGVFPVPNQGTEKERLTPDVPEAAVHEFMEHLDSMLNMNHPSTTPKCLSVGVDFNNGVLQSHESQVISSCSTERKKTHELLCESSASLGSSFEEVDGHITQLESLKSFEITEGLFEWEMGLYDSQWWGGRNELLKEACIRGLPFL; encoded by the coding sequence ATGTGTTGGCGAACAGCAAAATCAAAGCTTATACCCAGCGAGATTAATGGCCGAGAAACGAGTGCAGGAGTCTCGTGGATAAGCTTTGACAAATTTGCAGATTACCATCTTGGTAAAGCCCTTCCTAGGTCAAGTCAAGCAGCAGATCTTCATTGCcagaaaaaagaggaaaatatggcaagaaaaggaaaagagaagaaaaggaaggcAAATCACAAGTGGATAGGGCTCAGGAAACGTCCATCTGGCAAATGGGCTGCAGAGATCAGAGATCCCATCAAAGGAATTAGGGTTTGGCTTGGAACATACAACTCACCAGAGGAGGCTGCACTTGTCTATGATCTTGAAGCTAGAAAAGTTAGAGGGAAAAATGCCAAGCTGAACTTTCCTGTACAAGTCCTTACATCTGATGACTCTATGAACAAGGTGAATGTTTGTCATCAATCTATGTCAAGTACAAGCGAATCTTCTAGCTATTGCCCTCAGAATAAAGAGGAGGAATATGGGGTATTTCCTGTTCCAAATCAAGGTACGGAAAAGGAGAGGCTAACCCCTGATGTGCCTGAGGCAGCAGTACATGAGTTTATGGAACATTTGGATAGTATGTTGAATATGAATCATCCATCCACCACTCCGAAGTGCCTCTCAGTGGGTGTTGATTTCAATAATGGTGTTCTACAATCTCATGAATCTCAAGTCATAAGCTCGTGTTCGACTGAAAGGAAGAAAACCCATGAGTTATTGtgtgaatcatctgcctctttgggTAGCAGTTTTGAAGAGGTAGATGGACACATAACTCAACTGGAATCTCTTAAATCATTTGAAATCACGGAGGGGTTATTTGAGTGGGAGATGGGCTTGTATGACTCTCAGTGGTGGGGAGGGCGGAATGAACTTCTGAAGGAGGCCTGCATACGAGGACTGCCGTTCCTTTAG